Proteins encoded in a region of the Catenulispora sp. MAP5-51 genome:
- a CDS encoding glycoside hydrolase family 28 protein codes for MSPRTARRIRAIGIWCLTPSVAVAAAATFLLDAPASAAPAGRASATLATGDSRSVSEPSVPSTVCATVSAQLTISGRTFSSSQESNPPDTSRIQQKLDSCAGSSGTVAVKLVASGSNSAFLSGPLTVHAGEVLLIDSGATLYGSRNPANYQVSGKPTCGTLATSEGGCKPLIQVSGANAGIEGVQNSSGHQGTIDGRGDTGILGSSTTWWQLADQAKSQSKDQQNPRLIEADSSNDFTMYHVNLVDSPNFHVVYKGGNGFTAWGVRIKTPADARNTDGIDPSGATNVTIADSFIQDGDDGIAIKGGSAASNMTIRNDAFWGTHGISIGSETNGGVKNVLFANDTLNGVDSSGITSSSDNGIRIKSSASNGGVVTQVTYSNICLSGMKAPIVLDTHYSSGSGSSIPSFTGIVINGVLATSSSSSATSVLNGYNSSHPLGVTLENVHLDVSKSTAEYAAVQTYNSTLTPTGTGVTVTATSGSGSVPSCSFPSYPAL; via the coding sequence ATGTCCCCACGAACCGCACGCCGGATCCGTGCCATCGGGATCTGGTGCCTGACCCCCAGCGTCGCCGTCGCGGCGGCGGCGACGTTCCTGCTCGACGCCCCGGCCTCGGCCGCGCCGGCCGGCAGGGCATCCGCCACGCTGGCCACCGGCGACAGCCGCAGTGTCTCCGAGCCGAGCGTTCCGAGCACCGTCTGCGCCACGGTGTCGGCACAGCTGACGATCTCCGGCCGCACCTTCTCCTCCTCCCAGGAATCGAATCCGCCGGACACCTCGCGGATCCAGCAGAAGCTGGATTCATGCGCCGGCAGCAGCGGAACCGTCGCGGTGAAGCTGGTCGCCTCCGGCTCGAACAGCGCCTTCCTCAGCGGCCCGCTGACCGTCCACGCCGGGGAGGTCCTGCTGATCGACAGCGGCGCGACCTTGTACGGCTCCCGCAATCCGGCGAACTATCAGGTCTCCGGCAAGCCGACCTGCGGCACCCTGGCCACCTCCGAGGGCGGATGCAAGCCGCTGATCCAGGTGTCCGGTGCGAACGCCGGTATCGAAGGCGTGCAGAACTCCTCCGGCCACCAGGGCACGATCGACGGCCGCGGCGACACCGGCATCCTGGGGTCCTCGACCACCTGGTGGCAGTTGGCCGACCAGGCGAAGTCGCAGAGCAAGGACCAGCAGAACCCACGCCTGATCGAGGCCGACTCCTCGAACGACTTCACGATGTACCACGTGAACCTGGTGGACTCGCCGAACTTCCACGTCGTCTACAAGGGCGGCAACGGGTTCACGGCCTGGGGCGTGCGGATCAAGACGCCGGCCGATGCCCGCAACACCGACGGCATCGACCCCTCCGGCGCCACGAACGTCACCATCGCGGACTCCTTCATCCAGGACGGCGACGACGGCATCGCGATCAAGGGCGGCAGCGCCGCGTCGAACATGACCATCCGGAACGACGCCTTCTGGGGCACGCACGGTATCTCGATCGGCAGCGAGACCAACGGCGGGGTGAAGAACGTCCTGTTCGCGAACGACACGCTCAACGGTGTGGACAGCTCCGGCATCACCAGCAGCAGCGACAACGGGATCCGGATCAAGAGCTCGGCGAGCAACGGCGGGGTGGTCACGCAGGTGACGTACTCGAACATCTGCCTGAGCGGGATGAAGGCGCCGATCGTGCTGGACACGCACTACAGCAGCGGGAGCGGGTCCTCGATCCCGTCGTTCACCGGCATCGTCATCAACGGGGTTCTGGCCACGTCCTCCAGCTCCAGCGCGACGTCGGTGCTCAACGGGTACAACTCTTCGCACCCGCTGGGGGTGACGCTGGAGAACGTGCACCTGGACGTGTCGAAGAGCACTGCGGAGTACGCGGCGGTGCAGACCTACAACAGTACCCTGACACCGACGGGTACCGGGGTCACGGTGACTGCGACATCGGGGAGCGGCAGCGTGCCTTCGTGCTCGTTCCCGAGCTACCCGGCACTGTGA
- a CDS encoding NAD-dependent epimerase/dehydratase family protein — MSSVLSPVPSSVLVTGAAGRIGSLLRSGLPPLGWRLRCLDLVGPVEPDGLPWTIADIADVADSEALQEAMTGVETVVHLAGIPTEAAFADLLPANIDGTYQVFEAARRAGVARVVYASSNHAVGFHATGSLLTTEVRTRPDSLYGVTKVFGEALGSFYADRYGMDVAAVRIGSCFDRPPGERGLATWLSPGDTVRLIDALLHAPSFGFQVLYGISANTRAWWDLAPALALGYRPQDDAEVFAQEILAEHGPLPDGDPDLRFVGGRMTANGRT; from the coding sequence GTGAGCTCGGTCCTGAGTCCGGTCCCGAGCTCGGTCCTCGTGACCGGCGCGGCCGGCCGGATCGGCAGCCTTCTGCGCTCCGGCCTGCCGCCGCTGGGCTGGCGTCTGCGCTGCCTGGACCTGGTCGGACCGGTCGAGCCCGACGGGCTGCCCTGGACGATCGCGGACATCGCTGATGTGGCCGACTCCGAGGCGCTTCAGGAAGCTATGACCGGCGTAGAGACCGTCGTGCACCTGGCGGGCATCCCCACCGAGGCCGCGTTCGCCGACCTGCTGCCGGCGAACATCGACGGGACCTACCAGGTGTTCGAAGCGGCGCGGCGGGCCGGCGTGGCGCGCGTCGTCTATGCGAGCAGCAACCACGCGGTCGGGTTCCACGCGACCGGTTCGCTGCTGACCACCGAGGTCAGAACGCGCCCGGATTCCCTGTACGGGGTTACGAAAGTCTTCGGCGAGGCGCTGGGTTCGTTCTACGCCGACCGGTACGGCATGGACGTCGCGGCCGTGCGGATCGGCAGCTGCTTCGACCGGCCGCCGGGGGAGCGGGGCCTGGCCACCTGGCTGAGCCCGGGCGACACGGTGCGGCTGATCGATGCGTTACTGCACGCGCCGTCCTTCGGCTTCCAGGTGCTGTACGGCATCTCGGCGAATACCCGCGCCTGGTGGGACCTGGCTCCGGCGCTCGCCCTGGGCTATCGGCCGCAGGACGACGCCGAGGTGTTCGCACAGGAAATCCTCGCCGAGCACGGGCCTTTGCCCGACGGCGATCCCGACCTCCGCTTCGTCGGCGGACGCATGACAGCCAACGGAAGGACCTGA
- a CDS encoding glycoside hydrolase family 28 protein yields the protein MPEPTSRREPASRRDVLRLAAVGGTVALTGALSPAVRAATSPKCDTDQAADKAADRAADRIVRSIERPRIPRRDFLITDHGDSINAAISAASAKGGGRVVVPPGTWTTGPIRLASHIDLHLAEGATLLFATDPNAYLPTVYSRWQGIELMNYSPLIYAYGEHDVCVTGKGVLDGQASTANWWAWKKQGDADFATFEASVNAGLPVARRDGTKYHFRPTFIEPYKCERVLIEGVTLRNSPFWHLHPTLCHDVTIRDVTVASTGPNTDGCDPESCDGVLIDGMSFDVGDDCVAIKSGRDADGRRVDVPCQNVVIQNSTFADGHGGITIGSEMTGGVREVYARDLTMTSTGLQAGHRLKTNSVRGGFIEGSHVWRVNVSAIGGPLLLIDFNYGEGNTGTYPPTVTDINLSHWTVAAATQGWDIAGYPTDPVGTVRLRDVTVTGPLTTANVATNSSDLRLTDVVIDGVPQ from the coding sequence ATGCCCGAGCCCACAAGCCGCCGGGAGCCCGCCAGCCGACGTGACGTGCTGCGCCTGGCCGCCGTCGGCGGGACCGTCGCGCTCACCGGCGCGCTGAGCCCGGCGGTGCGCGCCGCCACGAGCCCGAAATGCGATACCGATCAAGCCGCTGACAAGGCTGCGGACCGCGCCGCCGACCGGATCGTGCGCTCCATCGAACGACCCCGTATCCCGCGCCGGGACTTCCTCATCACCGACCACGGCGACAGCATCAACGCCGCTATCAGCGCGGCGTCGGCGAAGGGCGGCGGCCGCGTGGTCGTCCCGCCCGGGACCTGGACCACCGGCCCGATCCGCCTCGCCTCCCACATCGACCTGCACCTCGCCGAAGGCGCCACCCTACTGTTCGCCACAGACCCGAACGCCTACCTGCCCACGGTCTACAGCCGCTGGCAGGGCATCGAGCTGATGAACTACTCGCCGCTGATCTACGCCTACGGCGAACACGATGTCTGTGTTACCGGTAAAGGTGTGCTCGACGGCCAAGCGTCGACCGCCAACTGGTGGGCCTGGAAGAAGCAGGGCGACGCCGACTTCGCCACCTTCGAAGCCAGTGTGAACGCCGGCCTCCCGGTCGCCCGGCGCGACGGCACCAAGTACCACTTCCGACCGACCTTCATCGAGCCCTACAAGTGCGAACGCGTCCTGATCGAGGGCGTGACGCTGCGCAACTCGCCGTTCTGGCACCTGCACCCGACCCTGTGCCACGACGTGACGATCCGCGACGTCACCGTCGCCTCGACCGGCCCCAACACCGACGGCTGCGACCCCGAGTCCTGCGACGGCGTCCTGATCGACGGCATGTCCTTCGACGTCGGCGACGACTGCGTGGCCATCAAGTCCGGCCGCGACGCCGACGGCCGCCGCGTCGACGTCCCCTGCCAGAACGTCGTCATCCAGAACAGCACCTTCGCCGACGGCCACGGCGGCATCACCATCGGCAGCGAGATGACCGGCGGCGTCCGCGAGGTCTATGCCAGGGACCTGACGATGACCAGCACCGGCCTGCAAGCCGGGCACCGGTTGAAGACCAACTCGGTGCGAGGCGGGTTCATCGAGGGCAGCCACGTCTGGCGCGTGAACGTGAGCGCCATCGGCGGACCGTTGCTGCTCATCGACTTCAACTACGGCGAGGGCAACACCGGCACCTACCCGCCGACCGTCACCGACATCAACCTCAGCCACTGGACGGTCGCCGCCGCGACCCAGGGCTGGGACATCGCCGGCTACCCGACCGACCCGGTCGGCACCGTCCGGCTGCGGGACGTCACCGTCACCGGCCCGCTCACCACCGCCAACGTCGCGACGAACAGCAGTGACCTGCGACTGACCGACGTGGTGATCGACGGAGTCCCGCAGTGA
- a CDS encoding ABC transporter permease, whose translation MSTPTESLPEPAGPAGPPGLAEPGPAGSGLPAPGLAADRPRHLALRPGTWLTWAVLAFFLLNLAGVIASVLLNSFGSRWFDSWLPGGWTSHWYTDAWKEFSLGHVLGVTLEVTLLVVAISLALGVPAAYALARRDFPGKKALNLLFILPILVPPIAYGIPLATMLYKVHLAGTLTGVILANLVPSIPFVVFTMTPFIEQIDPRIEAAARVCGARTHTVLGRILGPLLLPGMLAAGILVLVRTFGMFELTFLTSGPSSQTLVVTLFSAVNSAGIRSTQSIDAMAVVYTGSMAVLLLIALRFVNPTQLVARSAD comes from the coding sequence ATGAGTACTCCGACCGAATCGCTGCCCGAGCCAGCTGGCCCGGCAGGCCCGCCAGGCTTGGCCGAACCAGGTCCGGCCGGCTCAGGCCTGCCCGCTCCCGGGCTCGCCGCCGACCGCCCCCGCCACCTCGCCCTCCGCCCCGGCACCTGGCTCACCTGGGCCGTCCTCGCCTTCTTCCTCCTCAACCTGGCCGGCGTCATCGCCAGCGTGCTCCTGAACTCCTTCGGCAGCCGCTGGTTCGACTCCTGGCTTCCCGGCGGTTGGACCAGCCACTGGTATACCGACGCCTGGAAGGAGTTCAGCCTCGGCCACGTCTTGGGCGTCACGCTCGAGGTGACTCTCCTGGTCGTCGCGATCTCGCTGGCGCTCGGCGTGCCCGCCGCCTATGCGCTGGCCCGGCGCGACTTCCCCGGCAAGAAGGCGCTGAACCTGCTGTTCATCCTGCCGATCCTCGTACCGCCGATCGCCTACGGCATCCCGCTGGCCACCATGCTCTACAAGGTGCACCTGGCCGGGACGCTGACCGGCGTCATCCTGGCCAACCTGGTGCCCTCGATCCCGTTCGTGGTGTTCACCATGACGCCGTTCATCGAACAGATCGACCCGCGGATCGAGGCCGCCGCGCGGGTGTGCGGGGCCCGGACGCACACCGTCCTCGGACGGATCCTCGGACCGCTGCTGCTGCCGGGCATGCTGGCCGCCGGGATCCTGGTGCTGGTACGCACCTTCGGCATGTTCGAGCTGACCTTCCTCACCTCCGGACCCAGCAGTCAGACGCTGGTGGTGACCCTGTTCTCGGCCGTGAACTCCGCCGGCATCCGCTCGACCCAGTCCATCGACGCCATGGCCGTGGTCTATACCGGCTCCATGGCGGTGCTGCTCCTGATCGCGCTGCGCTTCGTGAACCCGACCCAGTTGGTCGCGAGGTCCGCAGACTGA
- a CDS encoding ABC transporter permease, whose protein sequence is MTAATTTTPPTAPPRLALRHRLAERGVDRTLLLVLPGALALIALFCYPFLYGLQLSFQPTAGGVFGAYRSFFSDPFSRKSIWATFSLAIPASVINVGVSIPISYRMRRDFRGKRIMLAVLVVPITLGTVLTAEGILEFFGPAGWFNRTLHLLGLAASPMKLTMNYTGVLLSLIISGFPFAYLLTHSYLSGIHPSLEKAAATLGAGWWQRFRYVTLPLLLPGLLTTFSLTFVMAFAVFPSALMVGDPDGRTHVISIEAYEAALERFDYAQGCADAMIMTVLMLAVIGALAAARSRMYRGATGGKG, encoded by the coding sequence ATGACCGCCGCCACAACCACTACTCCACCCACTGCTCCACCGCGTCTGGCGCTGCGCCACCGCCTGGCTGAACGCGGCGTAGACCGTACCCTGCTGCTCGTCCTGCCGGGAGCACTCGCACTGATCGCGCTGTTCTGCTACCCGTTCCTGTACGGGTTGCAGCTCTCGTTCCAACCTACGGCCGGCGGGGTGTTCGGCGCGTACCGGAGCTTCTTCAGCGACCCCTTCTCCCGCAAGTCGATCTGGGCCACGTTCTCCCTGGCGATCCCCGCCTCGGTCATCAACGTGGGCGTCTCGATCCCGATCTCGTACCGGATGCGCCGCGACTTCCGGGGCAAGCGCATCATGCTCGCGGTGCTGGTCGTGCCGATCACCCTCGGCACGGTCCTCACCGCCGAGGGCATCCTGGAGTTCTTCGGCCCGGCCGGCTGGTTCAACCGGACACTGCACCTGTTGGGCCTGGCGGCCTCGCCGATGAAGCTGACCATGAACTACACCGGCGTCCTGCTCTCACTGATCATCAGCGGCTTCCCCTTCGCCTACCTGCTGACCCACTCCTACCTCTCGGGCATCCACCCGAGCCTGGAGAAGGCCGCCGCCACCCTCGGCGCCGGTTGGTGGCAGCGCTTCCGGTACGTGACCCTGCCGCTGCTGTTGCCGGGGCTGCTGACCACGTTCAGCCTGACGTTCGTCATGGCCTTCGCGGTGTTCCCCTCGGCGTTGATGGTCGGCGATCCCGACGGCCGTACACACGTGATCTCCATCGAGGCCTACGAGGCCGCACTGGAACGCTTCGACTACGCCCAGGGCTGCGCCGACGCCATGATCATGACGGTCCTGATGCTCGCGGTGATAGGCGCGCTGGCCGCGGCCCGGTCGCGGATGTACCGGGGCGCGACGGGAGGCAAGGGATGA
- a CDS encoding ABC transporter ATP-binding protein, producing MTTTAATSPSPQASPPRRPASQLGRLTLRGVSRAYGAHTALHPLDLEITGGEFIALLGPSGCGKTTALNCLAGLLPLTAGEIELDGRRVDTLPPEKRGFGMVFQNYALFPHLTVRANVAFGLKMRGVAKAETERRVADVLNLVRLTEHAAKHPAQLSGGQQQRVAIARAIVTEPALVLMDEPLSNLDAALRLAMRGEIRRIHQDFGLTTVYVTHDQEEALSLADRLVVLHDGRVSQIGTPAELYEHPADPHVAAFMGYRNLLPLRVSSVEGTTALAEGDGLRVVGTRAGNPAGTPVDGALSAGQQVLVAIRPEDLRVAAEGETAIGEAVAEIVEYHGRVLHVEAATDQGRRLHLKAHQPVRPGDRLHIAVDAERALVFPAEAVAS from the coding sequence GTGACGACGACCGCCGCGACCTCCCCCTCCCCGCAGGCCTCGCCCCCGCGCCGGCCCGCCTCCCAACTCGGCCGGCTCACGCTGCGCGGCGTCAGCCGGGCCTACGGCGCCCACACCGCGCTGCACCCCCTGGACCTGGAGATCACCGGCGGGGAGTTCATCGCGCTGCTCGGGCCCTCCGGCTGCGGCAAGACCACGGCGCTGAACTGCCTGGCCGGCCTGCTGCCGCTGACCGCCGGCGAGATCGAGCTCGACGGCCGCCGCGTGGACACGCTGCCGCCGGAGAAGCGCGGCTTCGGCATGGTGTTCCAGAACTACGCGCTGTTCCCGCACCTGACCGTGCGCGCGAACGTCGCCTTCGGCCTGAAGATGCGCGGCGTGGCCAAGGCCGAGACCGAACGCCGCGTCGCCGACGTACTGAACCTGGTCCGCCTCACCGAGCACGCCGCCAAGCACCCGGCGCAGCTGTCCGGCGGCCAGCAGCAGCGCGTCGCGATCGCCCGCGCCATCGTGACCGAACCGGCCCTGGTGCTGATGGACGAGCCGCTCTCGAACCTGGACGCCGCCCTGCGCCTGGCCATGCGCGGCGAGATCCGCCGCATCCACCAGGACTTCGGCCTGACCACGGTGTACGTCACGCACGACCAGGAGGAGGCGCTGTCGCTGGCCGACCGGCTGGTGGTGCTGCACGACGGCCGGGTCAGCCAGATCGGCACGCCCGCCGAGCTCTACGAGCACCCCGCCGATCCGCACGTGGCGGCGTTCATGGGGTATCGCAATCTGCTGCCACTGCGGGTGAGCTCGGTTGAGGGCACGACGGCGCTGGCCGAGGGGGACGGGCTGCGGGTGGTGGGCACCAGGGCCGGCAACCCGGCTGGTACCCCGGTCGACGGCGCGTTGTCGGCCGGGCAGCAGGTTTTGGTCGCGATCCGGCCGGAGGACCTGCGGGTCGCCGCCGAGGGCGAGACCGCGATCGGCGAGGCGGTCGCGGAGATCGTCGAGTACCACGGCCGGGTGCTGCACGTGGAGGCGGCCACGGACCAAGGGCGGCGTCTGCACCTGAAGGCGCACCAGCCGGTGCGGCCGGGCGACCGGCTCCACATCGCCGTGGATGCCGAGCGAGCTTTGGTCTTCCCGGCGGAGGCGGTTGCCTCATGA
- a CDS encoding ABC transporter substrate-binding protein, whose protein sequence is MSVRKTAMSRRTLLGSLAAGAAAAPVLSACGAPGSSSSAKAAPPSTLATAPSKPVALTILDVAGNLQLTQPILDAFKARHPEVVSGITTSTGTAPELAPKVQAQQQGGNVQIDLVLTGTDGLAAGIEKQLWYDLKPYYDTFFPNLMANYQPAAASMAALAQDQGIELVVTPSGPLLEYDPGKVATAPTTPDALLAWAQAHPGKFQYAQPRNSGPGRTFLMGLPYLLGDSDPSDPTNGWAKTWDYLAQLGKYVESYPTKTSATMTGIAQGTVWIIASTAGWYINPRATGTVPAGVKVAKFDNLTWVSDAQYGVIPKGIPADHLTAVLRLLAFALTPDQQAATYDQGYFYPGPAVKGVTLSQAPAASQQVVQKYGDPDFDTWTSTGPIRNSLPAQAQVTAFDLWDKKIGAAK, encoded by the coding sequence ATGTCCGTGCGCAAAACAGCCATGTCCCGCCGCACCCTGCTCGGCTCGCTGGCCGCCGGCGCCGCCGCCGCTCCGGTTCTGTCCGCCTGCGGGGCACCGGGATCGTCGAGCTCTGCCAAGGCCGCGCCGCCGAGCACGCTGGCCACCGCGCCGTCCAAGCCGGTGGCGCTGACCATCCTGGACGTGGCCGGGAACCTGCAGCTGACCCAGCCGATCCTGGACGCGTTCAAGGCCCGGCACCCCGAGGTCGTCTCCGGCATCACCACCAGCACCGGCACCGCGCCGGAGCTGGCTCCGAAGGTGCAGGCGCAGCAGCAGGGCGGGAACGTGCAGATCGACCTGGTGCTCACCGGAACCGACGGCTTGGCCGCCGGGATCGAGAAGCAGCTCTGGTACGACCTCAAGCCCTACTACGACACCTTCTTCCCGAACCTGATGGCGAACTACCAGCCGGCCGCCGCCTCCATGGCCGCGCTCGCCCAGGACCAGGGCATCGAACTGGTGGTCACCCCCTCCGGGCCGCTGCTGGAGTACGACCCGGGCAAGGTCGCCACAGCCCCGACCACGCCGGACGCCCTGCTGGCCTGGGCCCAGGCGCACCCCGGCAAGTTCCAGTACGCCCAGCCCCGCAACTCCGGACCGGGCCGCACCTTTCTCATGGGTCTGCCATACCTGCTCGGCGACTCCGACCCGAGCGATCCGACCAACGGGTGGGCCAAGACCTGGGACTACCTGGCGCAGCTGGGCAAGTACGTCGAGAGCTACCCGACGAAGACCTCCGCGACGATGACCGGCATCGCGCAGGGCACCGTCTGGATCATCGCCTCCACCGCCGGCTGGTACATCAACCCGCGCGCCACCGGCACCGTCCCGGCCGGGGTGAAGGTCGCCAAGTTCGACAACCTGACCTGGGTCAGCGACGCGCAGTACGGCGTGATCCCCAAGGGCATCCCGGCCGACCACCTCACCGCGGTGCTGCGGCTGCTGGCCTTCGCCCTGACCCCGGATCAGCAGGCTGCGACGTACGACCAGGGCTACTTCTACCCGGGCCCGGCGGTCAAGGGCGTGACCCTGTCCCAGGCCCCGGCCGCCTCGCAGCAGGTCGTCCAGAAGTACGGCGACCCCGACTTCGACACCTGGACCTCCACCGGCCCGATCCGCAACTCGCTGCCCGCGCAGGCCCAGGTCACCGCGTTCGACCTGTGGGACAAGAAGATCGGCGCGGCGAAGTGA
- the araD gene encoding L-arabinonate dehydratase gives MAVTGAPDRATRQAAHGTTQEAAHRTTHRATHEAGNADGAPVQLRSAAWFGEGATGGHLRAFSHRSRMRQLGYLPEEHLGKPVIAILNTWSDINPCHMHLRERAEQVKRGVWQAGGFPLEFPVSTLSETFQKPTPMLYRNLLAMETEELLRSYPVDGAVLMGGCDKTTPALLMGAASAGLPALFVPAGPMLRGHHRGKTLGSGTDLFGYFDEYRAGRVGECEMAEVECGLARSPGHCMTMGTASTMTACAEALGMSLPGASSIPAVDSAHHRMAAASGMRAVAIALEGLTPDQVMTREAFEDAAATVLTLSGSTNALIHLIAMAGRLGVELRLDDFDAIGERVPVLADVRPVGRFLMEDFYYAGGLKALLRQLSEVPGILHPDRPTVAGTSFGAYYADGQIHDPEVIRTPDNPVAEHGGVAVLRGNLAPDGAVIKHLAAEPRLLTHSGPAVVFDSYPDLLARIDDPDLGVTEDTVLVLRGAGPLGGPGMPEYGMLPIPAYLLKKGVKDLVRISDARMSGTSYGTCVLHVAPESHAGGPLALVRTGDVITLDVPARTLRLEVDDAELERRRAAWQAPAPRFERGYGSLYAEHITQANQGCDFDFLARPGVNPVPDPH, from the coding sequence ATGGCTGTGACCGGCGCTCCCGACCGGGCTACCCGACAAGCTGCCCACGGGACTACCCAAGAAGCTGCCCACAGGACTACCCACCGAGCTACACACGAAGCCGGAAACGCTGATGGCGCCCCGGTTCAGCTGCGCAGCGCGGCCTGGTTCGGCGAGGGCGCGACCGGCGGCCACCTGCGTGCCTTCAGCCACCGCTCCCGCATGCGCCAGCTCGGCTATCTGCCGGAGGAGCACCTGGGCAAGCCGGTCATCGCGATCCTGAACACCTGGTCGGACATCAACCCCTGCCACATGCACCTGCGCGAGCGGGCCGAGCAGGTCAAGCGCGGGGTGTGGCAGGCCGGCGGGTTCCCGCTGGAGTTCCCGGTGTCCACACTGTCCGAGACGTTCCAGAAGCCCACGCCGATGCTCTACCGCAACCTGCTGGCGATGGAGACCGAGGAGCTGCTGCGCTCCTACCCGGTGGACGGCGCGGTGCTGATGGGCGGCTGCGACAAGACCACGCCGGCGCTGCTCATGGGCGCCGCCAGCGCCGGGCTCCCGGCGCTGTTCGTCCCGGCCGGGCCCATGCTTCGCGGCCACCACCGGGGCAAGACGCTCGGCAGCGGCACCGACCTGTTCGGGTACTTCGACGAGTACCGGGCCGGGCGCGTGGGGGAGTGCGAGATGGCCGAGGTCGAGTGCGGCCTGGCCCGCTCGCCCGGGCACTGCATGACGATGGGCACGGCCTCGACCATGACCGCGTGCGCCGAGGCCCTGGGCATGTCTCTGCCCGGCGCGTCCTCGATCCCGGCCGTGGACTCCGCGCACCACCGGATGGCTGCTGCCTCCGGCATGCGCGCGGTCGCGATCGCGCTGGAAGGGCTCACTCCGGACCAGGTCATGACCCGCGAGGCGTTCGAGGACGCGGCGGCCACCGTGCTCACGCTCAGCGGCTCCACCAATGCCCTGATCCACCTGATCGCGATGGCCGGCCGGCTCGGCGTGGAACTGCGGCTGGACGACTTCGACGCGATCGGGGAGCGCGTCCCGGTGCTGGCCGACGTCCGGCCGGTCGGGCGGTTCCTGATGGAGGACTTCTACTACGCAGGCGGCCTGAAAGCCTTGCTCCGCCAGCTTTCCGAGGTCCCGGGGATCCTGCACCCGGACCGGCCGACGGTCGCCGGGACCTCCTTCGGCGCGTACTACGCTGATGGCCAGATCCACGACCCCGAGGTGATCCGCACGCCGGACAACCCGGTGGCCGAGCACGGCGGCGTCGCGGTCCTGCGCGGCAACCTGGCCCCGGACGGCGCGGTGATCAAGCACCTGGCCGCCGAGCCGCGCCTGCTCACCCACTCCGGACCGGCGGTCGTCTTCGACTCCTACCCCGACCTGCTGGCCCGCATCGACGACCCGGATCTGGGCGTCACCGAGGACACGGTCCTGGTGCTGCGCGGCGCGGGCCCGCTCGGCGGCCCCGGCATGCCGGAGTACGGGATGCTGCCGATCCCGGCCTACCTGCTCAAGAAGGGCGTGAAGGACCTGGTCCGGATCTCCGACGCCCGGATGAGCGGCACCAGCTACGGGACCTGCGTCCTGCACGTCGCGCCGGAGTCGCACGCCGGCGGGCCGCTGGCGCTGGTGCGGACCGGCGATGTGATCACCCTGGACGTCCCGGCGCGCACGCTGCGCCTGGAGGTCGACGACGCCGAACTCGAACGACGCCGTGCGGCCTGGCAAGCCCCGGCGCCACGGTTCGAACGCGGATACGGATCCCTGTACGCCGAGCACATCACGCAGGCGAATCAGGGCTGTGACTTCGACTTCCTTGCCCGGCCCGGTGTGAACCCGGTGCCGGACCCGCACTGA
- a CDS encoding dihydrodipicolinate synthase family protein: MTTASEDAAPSPLDSLRARLATVVAIPATPFAPDGGVDWPGHAALIRRLVQDGVQAVTPNGNTGEFYTLSEPEKRRAVESTVEAVDGRAEVVAGVGLDIASAVDAARHAADVGASALMIHQPVHPYRSAEGWIEYHRVIADAVPGLGVILYIRDERVAGEHIATLARHSPNVIGVKYAVPDPVRFASVARDAGLEAFAWIAGLAELSAPGYWAVGATGFTSGLVNVAPRLSAAMLDALRGGDFAKSMLLWETVREFEELRAADASADNVSVVKEALAQLGFIGRDVRPPSRALPQPVRDRIAAVLDQWRSGGWL; encoded by the coding sequence ATGACCACCGCATCGGAAGACGCTGCGCCGTCCCCGTTGGACAGCCTGCGGGCCCGGCTGGCGACGGTGGTGGCGATCCCGGCCACCCCCTTCGCCCCCGACGGCGGCGTCGACTGGCCCGGGCACGCCGCGCTGATCCGCCGCCTGGTCCAGGACGGCGTCCAGGCCGTGACGCCGAACGGCAACACCGGCGAGTTCTACACTCTCAGCGAGCCGGAGAAGCGGCGGGCGGTGGAATCGACGGTCGAGGCCGTGGACGGCCGGGCCGAGGTGGTGGCCGGCGTCGGCCTGGACATCGCCAGCGCGGTCGACGCCGCACGCCACGCCGCCGACGTGGGCGCCAGTGCCCTGATGATCCACCAGCCGGTGCACCCCTACCGCTCCGCCGAGGGCTGGATCGAGTACCACCGCGTCATCGCCGACGCGGTGCCCGGGCTCGGCGTCATCCTCTACATCCGCGACGAGCGCGTGGCCGGGGAGCACATAGCCACGCTGGCCCGGCACAGCCCGAACGTGATCGGGGTGAAGTACGCGGTCCCGGACCCGGTGCGCTTCGCCTCGGTGGCGCGCGACGCCGGTCTGGAGGCCTTCGCCTGGATCGCCGGGCTCGCCGAGCTGTCCGCGCCGGGCTACTGGGCCGTCGGCGCGACCGGTTTCACCTCCGGGCTGGTCAACGTCGCGCCCCGGCTGTCCGCGGCGATGCTGGACGCGTTGCGCGGCGGCGACTTCGCCAAGTCGATGCTGCTCTGGGAGACGGTCCGGGAGTTCGAGGAGCTGCGGGCCGCCGATGCCAGTGCGGACAACGTCAGCGTGGTGAAGGAGGCGCTGGCCCAGCTCGGCTTCATCGGCCGCGACGTGCGTCCGCCCTCGCGCGCGCTGCCGCAGCCGGTGCGGGACCGGATCGCCGCCGTGCTCGACCAGTGGCGGAGCGGAGGATGGCTGTGA